GTATGGGAGATAAGCAATCGGCGGCAATGGGTATGCTTCCGGATGATACAAACAATGCAAAATCGGAAAACGGCGCGGTTTTGTCAAAAGAAGAACAGGCGCTTAACGAGGAAATTGCAATGCTTCCAAAGCAGGACGAGATTGTAAACAAAATAAAGGCGGTTGAGGAATTTAAAATCGACGGCGGATATACAGTTGAAAGATACAAAATTTTCAAAAATTACGACGGCGAATACTTTGCGTCGGTTGAGCTTTCAAACGAGGGCGCAAAACGCGGTGAAGATTACACGACAAAATATATAAAATACAATCTTACCGCGAACCGTTTGGAAAATTACAGTTCATACGGCACAGACATAAGAACGGAAAACGACAAAAAAGCCGATTTTTCGGATATGGAAGAAAAATCGCAGAAGTTTATTGACGAGTATTATGCCGAATTTGCAAATGAATTTAAGTATACAAAAGATGTAAATTCCGATTATGTATATAAATTTAACAGAATTTACGGCGGAATAAAAGTAAACAGCAATTTTATAAGCTTTGCATATGACGAATACACAGGCGAGCTTACAAACGTAAATTTCAACCGCGATGAGGCAAAATTTGCGTCCAAAGAAAATGTTAAAAATATTGACGAACTTTACAGCAAAATACTCACAAGCGATACGTTAAAGCTTAACTACATTGTTTACAGAAAATACGGTGCAGACAACAAACTTATGCGCGCAGCAAAGCTTGTTTACTCGCTTGATGACAACTACACTTTGTATGACGCGAATACGCTTGACGAGGTTGATTACAGCGGTGAACATCCCGTTGAGAGAACGTATAATTACGACGATATTGAAAATCACTATGTAAAACCGTATGCCGAAAAGCTTGCACAGCTTGACATCGGTTTTGACGGCACAAGCCTCCGTCCCGACGAGAGCGTTACAAAACGCGACTATCTGGCGCTTATTGCACTTGCGGACAACAGGTATTATTTTGATTATGCAAGCGACCAGCTGGCTAAAATAATGATAAGAAACGGAATTATCGAAAAAGACGACAAAAACCTTGACGAGCCCGTTTCGCGTATTGACGCGGTAAGATTTATGATTAACAAGCTCGGCTACAAGGAGGTTGCGTCGAAAACGAGCATTTTCAACTGCCCGTTTGCCGACATTCCCGAAAATATGATAGGTTACGCAACGCTCGGCGCGGCATTCGGTATTGTTTCGGATAAGTCGGACGTTTTGGACGCGCAGACAAATCTTACACGCGCGGACGCACTTATAATTATATACAATTACCTTACAAGGGAATAATTTCCGCAAAATAAGGCAAGAATAAAGACGGTGTAAAAGCCGTCTTTATTTTTTTGCAAAGGAGTAAAAACGATGAAACAGTATGTGGAAATTATTGATGTTTTTGCACGTGAAATTCTCGATTCGCGCGGAAATCCGACAGTCGAGGCTGAAGTTGTTACCGACGACGGATTTGTCGGCACGGCGGCAGTTCCGTCAGGTGCGTCTACGGGAATTTACGAGGCAGTGGAACTTCGCGACGGCGGAAAAAGATATATGGGGAAAGGCGTTGAAAATGCGGTAAAAAACGTTAACGACAAAATATCCGAGGCGCTTGTCGGCGTGAATGTTTTAAATCAGCGCCAAATTGACAAAATTATGTGTGACCTCGACGGGACAAAAAACAAGGAAAATCTCGGCGCAAACGCGATTTTGGCTGTGTCGCTCGCGTGCGCAAAAGCGGCGGCAAAGTCATGCGGACTTCCGCTTTACAAGTACATTGGCGGCTGCAACGCGCACACGCTTCCCGTGCCTATGATGAACATTTTAAACGGCGGTGCACACGCCGACAACAACATTGATATACAGGAATTTATGATTATGCCCGTCGGCGCAAAGTGTTTTAAAGACGCACTGCGAATGTGCGCTGAGGTGTTCCACAGCTTGAAATCGCTGTTAAAATCGGACGGATATTCAACTGCGGTTGGCGACGAGGGCGGTTTTGCACCGTCTTTTTCAAAGGACGAGGAGGCGCTTTCATATATTGTTGAGGCGATAAAAAAAGCCGGATACAAAACCGAAACCGACTTTATGATTGCCGTTGACGCGGCGTCATCGGAATGGACAACGGGCGAGGGAGGAGAGTATCTTTTGCCCAAGGCGAACAAAAAAATGACGCGTGATGAGCTTGTGTCATACTGGGAGGATTTGTGCAGTCAGTATCCCATAATTTCA
The window above is part of the Qingrenia yutianensis genome. Proteins encoded here:
- a CDS encoding YcdB/YcdC domain-containing protein; translation: MKKMICVSLSIAMLITSLFVPSAFAADKGVEQAILTAKNLLDISDDRYVIDEFSQNGEDYNLSWKNRSENVLDGISATVSGGEITSYYKNYERDYDRMKFPTVTKEDAQAKGESFIAKVCPTVFENMKIERSNFERYAGGTYTFTYTRYYDSVPVRDQETYVEVAADSGEVVGFNTNYDRNLTFEDKNGAVGFEKAKDGYIKNFGYELKYVLKYDDKEKTNNAFLAYVPNDVKYYTYLDAMTGELVDVKDLMFESRGGMGDKQSAAMGMLPDDTNNAKSENGAVLSKEEQALNEEIAMLPKQDEIVNKIKAVEEFKIDGGYTVERYKIFKNYDGEYFASVELSNEGAKRGEDYTTKYIKYNLTANRLENYSSYGTDIRTENDKKADFSDMEEKSQKFIDEYYAEFANEFKYTKDVNSDYVYKFNRIYGGIKVNSNFISFAYDEYTGELTNVNFNRDEAKFASKENVKNIDELYSKILTSDTLKLNYIVYRKYGADNKLMRAAKLVYSLDDNYTLYDANTLDEVDYSGEHPVERTYNYDDIENHYVKPYAEKLAQLDIGFDGTSLRPDESVTKRDYLALIALADNRYYFDYASDQLAKIMIRNGIIEKDDKNLDEPVSRIDAVRFMINKLGYKEVASKTSIFNCPFADIPENMIGYATLGAAFGIVSDKSDVLDAQTNLTRADALIIIYNYLTRE
- the eno gene encoding phosphopyruvate hydratase: MKQYVEIIDVFAREILDSRGNPTVEAEVVTDDGFVGTAAVPSGASTGIYEAVELRDGGKRYMGKGVENAVKNVNDKISEALVGVNVLNQRQIDKIMCDLDGTKNKENLGANAILAVSLACAKAAAKSCGLPLYKYIGGCNAHTLPVPMMNILNGGAHADNNIDIQEFMIMPVGAKCFKDALRMCAEVFHSLKSLLKSDGYSTAVGDEGGFAPSFSKDEEALSYIVEAIKKAGYKTETDFMIAVDAASSEWTTGEGGEYLLPKANKKMTRDELVSYWEDLCSQYPIISIEDGVAEDDWEGWSLLTERLGKKVQLVGDDLFVTNTERLEKGIEKNVANSILIKVNQIGTLTETLEAVQKANRAGYTAVISHRSGETEDTTIADIAAALNAGQIKTGAPSRTDRVAKYNRLLRIEEELDGECEYLGKDAFFCIK